One Geminocystis sp. M7585_C2015_104 genomic window carries:
- a CDS encoding phasin family protein → MDSNDWLKQLLLIGVGTTSLVAEKLKQVSEQWVKEGRINPDQARQMVDEIWQHIQSDQATLQSQLEKHIKNILQDLGIPKQSEIDELRGRIDRIERKIRDLENKLWR, encoded by the coding sequence ATGGATAGTAACGATTGGCTTAAACAATTATTACTCATTGGCGTTGGGACTACCTCTCTTGTCGCCGAAAAACTCAAACAGGTGAGTGAACAATGGGTCAAGGAAGGTAGAATTAATCCTGACCAAGCTAGGCAAATGGTAGATGAAATTTGGCAACACATTCAAAGTGACCAAGCTACTTTACAGTCCCAACTAGAAAAGCATATTAAAAACATTCTCCAAGATTTAGGTATACCAAAACAGTCAGAAATTGACGAATTAAGAGGAAGAATTGACAGAATTGAGCGCAAAATCCGGGATTTAGAAAATAAATTATGGCGTTAG
- the rpmI gene encoding 50S ribosomal protein L35, translated as MPKLKTKKAAAKRFHITGSGKVMRRRASKNHLLEHKSSKRKRSLSKMAPVHKNDLKEVLLMLPYAKC; from the coding sequence ATGCCAAAGCTAAAAACTAAAAAGGCAGCTGCTAAACGGTTTCATATTACTGGCAGTGGGAAAGTAATGCGTCGTCGCGCCAGCAAAAATCACTTATTGGAACATAAATCCTCTAAAAGGAAACGCAGTCTCAGTAAAATGGCACCTGTCCACAAAAACGACCTAAAAGAGGTACTTCTAATGTTACCCTATGCTAAGTGCTAG
- the rplT gene encoding 50S ribosomal protein L20, giving the protein MTRVKRGNVARKRRKKILKLAKGFRGSHSKLFRVANQQVMKALRYAYRDRRRKKRDFRRLWIARINAAARSHGISYSQLIHKLNTANIALNRKMLALLAIQDPKAFDKVVEVATKV; this is encoded by the coding sequence ATGACAAGAGTAAAAAGAGGTAACGTAGCCCGGAAAAGACGCAAAAAAATCCTAAAACTGGCCAAAGGCTTCCGTGGTAGCCATTCCAAACTCTTCCGGGTGGCTAACCAACAGGTGATGAAGGCCCTCCGGTATGCTTATAGGGATAGGAGGAGGAAGAAAAGAGACTTCCGTCGTCTCTGGATTGCCCGTATTAATGCCGCCGCTAGAAGCCATGGCATTAGCTATAGTCAGTTAATCCACAAGTTGAATACCGCCAACATTGCCCTAAATCGCAAAATGTTGGCACTGTTGGCTATTCAAGATCCTAAGGCCTTCGATAAGGTGGTAGA